The genomic segment ACGGTATCAGCTTTGCCGGTGCGGCGCGCAGTGAAAAAGCGGCTAACGCCACCGAAGTTCCATTACCGATGATTCTGGCAATGGTGCTGCTGGCGTTGCTCTGTATCGCGCTGGGCGTTGGTGCTCCACTGGTCTCTCCGGTCATTGCCAATATTTCAGCTCAGTTAACCGGGCAGGCAGCCATGCCGGTTGCCAGCGGTTCGCTAGTCTTCCCTGGCTCTTCCCCACAAACGGTTCTCTCCACCCCATTGATTGCTTTGTTGCTGATTGGATTCCTGACGCTGCCGCTGCTGATTTATTCCATCTTCAAAAGCCAACGCCTGCGCCATCGTCACGGCGGTAATCCCTGGGCCTGTGGATATGGTTATGACGGCCAGATGGCGGTGTCAGCCGGTGGTTTCACTCAACCATTGCGTACTATGTTTGCACCGCTGTATCGCCTGCGTAAAACGCTGGACCCTTCTCCCGTTATGTCACGGGCTATGCAATCCACTATCCGTGGAGCCACTCGGGCAGAGCCCTGGTGGGAAGAAAAGGTGGTACTCCCTATTGCCAGGGCAGTGCTGTGGTCCGGTAAACGCATTCAATGGTTGCAGCACGGTGACTTCCGGCTTTATTGCCTGTATGTGGTCATTGCGCTGACGGTCCTGATGCTGGTTACGGTGATGTAAGGAGCGAAACATGCCAATCACACTCTCTGACTCAGAAATCATGACCACCTTCGGTATGTTTCTGTTTGCCCTGATTCAGGCGGTGGCCTTGCTGGCCCTGTCGCCCTTAATGTCCGGAATTTCCCGGGTGATTAAGGCCAGAATGCAATCCCGCCGTGGTCCCGGCGTGCTGCAGGAGTATCGGGATATCTTCAAACTACTGCGCCGTCAAAATATTGCGCCGGAGGCTTCCGGTATCATTTCGCGCATTATGCCTTATGTCTTGCTCAGCTCGATGCTGGTGGTCGCTATGGCGCTACCCATTGTCACCTTGGGTTCTCCGTTTGGCGTAGGGGGCGATTTAATTACCGTTATCTATCTGTTTGCACTGTACCGCTTCTTCTTTGCGCTGGCAGGACTGGACTCCGGCAGTATTTTTGCCGGTATCGGTGCCAGCCGGGAAGTCACGTTAGGCGTGCTGGTAGAACCTATTCTGGTGCTATCCCTTATCGTGATCGCGCTGATTGCTGGCTCCACCAATTTAGGCAGCATCAGCACCTCACTGGCCACCGACCCACTGCAATCACCAACTGCGACCCTGTTGGCCATGGGTGCCTGCGCTTTCGCGGTATTTATCGAGATGGGAAAAATTCCTTTTGACGTGGCAGAAGCCGAACAGGAATTACAGGAAGGCCCTCTGACAGAATATTCCGGCCCGTCACTGGCGCTGGTAAAACTTGGACTGGCACTAAAACAGGTGGTGATTGCTTCGCTGTTTGTTGGCGTGCTGCTGCCTTTTGGCAACAGTGAAGTCCTGACGATTGGCTCACTATCCCTCGCCATTGTGCTGTTTCTTATCAAACTGTTGGTGGTGTTTGTGATTGCTTCACTGTTTGAAAACAGTCTGGCCCGGGGCCGTTTCCTGCTGACCTCACGTACCACATGGGTCGGGTTTGGCGTTGCCGCACTGGCATTTGTGTTTTATCTCACTGGTCTGTAAGGAGCTAAGAAACCGATTATGGAAAATATCGCTCTCGCGGCCATTTTGGTCCCTTTTATCGGTGCCATCATCACCGGACTGGCGCCGCAGCGTACCGCCAAATGGCTCTGTACGCTGTTTGCGGCCATTGCCTCAATCGCTACGCTGTTGCTGGCCATCACCTGGTTTAGCCATGGCAGAACAGATGTCACGTACGAACTGGTGAGTTTTGGTCGTTCAGTACTGTTTGGCCTGACCATTGACCGCATCAGTACGCTGATTGTGTTTGCCGTGGTGGTGCTTGGATTATTAGTTAGTGTTTACTCCGGCGCTTATCTGACGAAAGAGAACCGGGAACATCCTCACGAAGGTCAGTCACGCTATTATGCATTGTTACTGGTATTTATTGGCGCGATGGCGGGTTTAGTGCTCTCCTCAACGCTGGCCGGACAACTGCTGTTTTTTGAAATTACCGGTGGATGTTCATGGGCACTGATTGGTTATTATCAAAAACCGAAGTCGCTACGTTCCGCGTTAAAAGCACTGCTGATCACCCATGTTGCTGCCATTGGTCTCTATCTGGCTGCCGCCTGGTTATTTGCTGAAACCGGGACCTTCTCCCTTACGGCGCTGGCAGACCTGAATGGTGACGCTAAAACCATCGTACTGTTTGGCATTCTGTTTGCCGCCTGGGGTAAATCAGCGCAGTTACCGCTGCACGTATGGCTGCCTGACGCCATGGAAGCACCAACTCCGGTGAGTGCTTACTTACATGCCGCCTCCATGGTGAAGGTTGGAGTGTATATTTTTGCCCGAGCGTTGATGTCTGCCGGTGAAATCCCTGAAATTATCGGCATCGTAGGCGTAACCATGGCAATGATTACGTTGATTTACGGCTTCATCATGTATTTACCGCAAACCGACCTTAAACGCCTGTTGGCCTATTCCACCATTACTCAGCTTTCCTATATTTTTCTGGCGTTATCTCTATCGGTTTTCGGCTCCAGAATGGCCTTCGATGGCGGTATTGCTTACATCTTTAACCATGCCTTTGCCAAAAGCCTGTTCTTCCTGGTAGCAGGAACCCTGAGTTACAGCTGTGGAACCCGTATGTTGCCAAAACTGCGCGGAATTATGCGCTGTATGCCGCTGGTGGGTATTGGTTTCTGTATTGCCGCATTGGCCATCACCGGTATTCCGCCGTTTAACGGATTCTTCAGTAAATTCCCGCTGTTTGCCGCCGGTTTTGCAATGTCCGCAGACCACTGGTGGATGATGCCGGTAATGATTTTGGCGCTGATTGAGTCGGT from the Limnobaculum zhutongyuii genome contains:
- a CDS encoding respiratory chain complex I subunit 1 family protein; its protein translation is MFLFALIQAVALLALSPLMSGISRVIKARMQSRRGPGVLQEYRDIFKLLRRQNIAPEASGIISRIMPYVLLSSMLVVAMALPIVTLGSPFGVGGDLITVIYLFALYRFFFALAGLDSGSIFAGIGASREVTLGVLVEPILVLSLIVIALIAGSTNLGSISTSLATDPLQSPTATLLAMGACAFAVFIEMGKIPFDVAEAEQELQEGPLTEYSGPSLALVKLGLALKQVVIASLFVGVLLPFGNSEVLTIGSLSLAIVLFLIKLLVVFVIASLFENSLARGRFLLTSRTTWVGFGVAALAFVFYLTGL
- a CDS encoding hydrogenase 4 subunit D, which gives rise to MENIALAAILVPFIGAIITGLAPQRTAKWLCTLFAAIASIATLLLAITWFSHGRTDVTYELVSFGRSVLFGLTIDRISTLIVFAVVVLGLLVSVYSGAYLTKENREHPHEGQSRYYALLLVFIGAMAGLVLSSTLAGQLLFFEITGGCSWALIGYYQKPKSLRSALKALLITHVAAIGLYLAAAWLFAETGTFSLTALADLNGDAKTIVLFGILFAAWGKSAQLPLHVWLPDAMEAPTPVSAYLHAASMVKVGVYIFARALMSAGEIPEIIGIVGVTMAMITLIYGFIMYLPQTDLKRLLAYSTITQLSYIFLALSLSVFGSRMAFDGGIAYIFNHAFAKSLFFLVAGTLSYSCGTRMLPKLRGIMRCMPLVGIGFCIAALAITGIPPFNGFFSKFPLFAAGFAMSADHWWMMPVMILALIESVASFGWFLYWFGKTVPGEPSEAVATASPVPVAMQGVLIILIVMSLCSSFIAAWWLG